A genomic window from Chloroflexota bacterium includes:
- a CDS encoding ABC transporter permease, with amino-acid sequence MSRSRTASEMAAAAESGPRSPWAVALARLWRNGAALAGLGVLLAMGLLAVLAPWVAPYDPLAMDLPNQLQPPGASHWLGTDLLGRDILSRLLYGGRATLVTALVAVSISVVFGVLLGLVAGFYGGIVDSCLMRFVDMLLAFPRILLALTVVALLGVGLGNVMLAVGIAGISGYARIVRGVVLSAREQPYVEAARLVGCGNRRIVFRHVLPNVLAPVIVLATLDIAHALLSASSLSFLGLGAQPPMPEWGLMLNEGRAYLRVAPWVTTVPGLTIMLAVLSVNVFGDGLRDALDPRLQVG; translated from the coding sequence ATGAGCCGCTCCAGGACTGCCTCCGAGATGGCGGCTGCTGCGGAATCCGGGCCGCGTTCGCCGTGGGCGGTGGCGCTCGCCCGCCTGTGGCGCAACGGTGCTGCCCTGGCCGGGCTCGGCGTCCTTCTGGCGATGGGGCTGCTGGCCGTGTTGGCCCCGTGGGTCGCGCCGTATGATCCTCTTGCCATGGATTTGCCCAATCAACTTCAGCCGCCCGGCGCAAGCCACTGGCTGGGGACCGATCTCCTGGGGCGCGACATCCTGTCCCGTCTCCTGTACGGTGGCCGGGCGACGCTGGTAACGGCGCTGGTGGCTGTGAGCATCTCCGTGGTCTTCGGCGTGTTGCTGGGACTGGTCGCGGGGTTCTATGGGGGAATCGTGGATTCGTGCCTCATGCGCTTTGTGGACATGCTCCTGGCGTTCCCGAGGATTCTCCTGGCCCTCACGGTGGTGGCGTTGCTGGGGGTTGGGCTTGGCAATGTGATGCTGGCCGTGGGCATTGCCGGCATATCGGGCTACGCGCGCATCGTGCGCGGCGTGGTGTTGAGCGCAAGGGAACAGCCGTATGTAGAGGCGGCGCGGTTGGTCGGTTGCGGGAATCGGCGAATCGTCTTCCGGCATGTGCTGCCCAATGTCCTGGCGCCGGTGATCGTCCTGGCGACGCTGGACATTGCCCACGCGCTTCTCAGCGCGTCGTCATTGAGTTTCCTGGGGCTGGGCGCTCAACCCCCGATGCCCGAATGGGGGCTGATGTTGAACGAGGGTCGGGCTTACCTGCGGGTGGCCCCCTGGGTTACAACGGTCCCTGGCCTGACGATCATGCTTGCGGTGTTGAGCGTGAACGTGTTTGGGGATGGACTTCGGGACGCATTGGATCCGAGATTGCAGGTGGGGTGA
- a CDS encoding aldehyde dehydrogenase: MGNIAIHGFGRIGRSALKAALKGGLFVPVSISDIKDVPTLAALFAVDSNYGRWHEPVQAEDNAFIIGGRKIAYYNTLQELPDWGALGVDLVVDCTGRATVRAGAQAHLDRGAKRVLVSAPSKTLQDCDAVLLPGINLEQFDPEKHRIISMASCTTNALAPVVKVLREHYGIKSGFFSTVHAYTNSQSLTDQPMKDRRDSWAAAENIIPSSSGAAKALNFIWPDLKMTGKAYRVPVRTGSIAEVNAILGRSVTADEVRNAFREAAARPPLHGIMDVLEEQWASSRIVGDPHSSIVDLPLVQVMDSILVSVAAWYDNEMGYSTRLAEMAAFLAKQS; the protein is encoded by the coding sequence ATGGGTAACATCGCGATACACGGGTTTGGCAGGATTGGCCGCTCTGCGCTGAAGGCGGCGCTCAAGGGCGGGCTTTTTGTGCCGGTCTCTATCTCCGACATCAAGGATGTGCCGACGCTGGCCGCCTTGTTCGCCGTGGATTCCAACTATGGGCGGTGGCACGAACCGGTGCAGGCCGAGGACAATGCGTTCATCATCGGCGGCAGGAAGATCGCGTACTACAACACCCTGCAGGAACTGCCTGATTGGGGGGCGCTGGGGGTGGATTTGGTCGTGGACTGCACGGGGCGGGCCACGGTGAGGGCTGGCGCGCAGGCGCATCTGGATCGCGGCGCCAAGCGCGTGCTGGTCAGCGCGCCGAGCAAGACCCTGCAGGACTGCGACGCGGTGCTGTTGCCGGGCATCAACCTGGAGCAGTTTGACCCGGAGAAGCACCGTATCATCAGCATGGCCAGTTGCACGACGAATGCGCTGGCTCCGGTGGTGAAGGTGCTGCGCGAGCACTATGGCATCAAGAGCGGCTTCTTCTCCACGGTGCACGCCTACACCAACTCGCAGTCCCTGACGGACCAGCCGATGAAGGACCGCCGGGATTCGTGGGCGGCTGCTGAGAACATCATTCCGTCCTCGTCGGGCGCGGCCAAGGCTCTCAACTTCATCTGGCCCGATCTGAAGATGACGGGCAAGGCATATCGGGTTCCCGTCCGCACGGGCAGTATCGCGGAAGTCAACGCGATTCTGGGGCGCTCCGTAACCGCGGACGAGGTGCGCAACGCCTTCCGGGAAGCCGCGGCTCGGCCGCCGCTGCACGGCATCATGGACGTGCTGGAGGAGCAGTGGGCCTCGTCGCGCATCGTGGGCGACCCGCACTCGTCCATCGTGGACCTTCCGCTGGTGCAGGTCATGGATAGCATACTCGTCTCCGTTGCCGCATGGTATGACAACGAGATGGGGTACTCCACTCGCCTGGCGGAGATGGCGGCCTTCCTGGCGAAGCAGTCCTAG
- a CDS encoding ABC transporter permease, translating to MLRYVQRRLLVAIPVVLGVATIVFALMHLLPGDPAEVMLAQSGGQAETIERLRQQLGLDLPLHVQYWRFLRNLVRGDLGESIWLRKPVSQILWEQLPSTVELAVAAMVLAIVGGVSLGLLAALKHNSWVDRAVMVIASVGISMPVFWSSLLGIYLFAAQLRWLPATGQGDLRHLILPAAVLGYGTAGSVARLVRSSMLEVLGQEYITAARAKGLFWRVVVLRHALKNALIPVVTMLGLQFGGLLGGAVITETVFSRQGLGRTMVDAIIWKDFPLVQGEVILIAGMYVVVNLLVDVSYAFIDPRIRRGA from the coding sequence GTGCTTCGCTATGTACAGCGCCGCCTACTCGTAGCCATTCCGGTTGTGCTGGGTGTGGCCACCATCGTGTTTGCGTTGATGCACCTGCTGCCGGGCGACCCGGCCGAGGTGATGCTTGCGCAGTCGGGCGGCCAGGCCGAAACGATTGAGCGCCTGCGGCAACAACTGGGGCTGGACCTACCGCTTCACGTTCAGTATTGGCGTTTTCTGCGCAATCTCGTTCGCGGGGATCTGGGCGAGTCCATCTGGCTGCGCAAGCCGGTGTCGCAGATACTCTGGGAGCAATTGCCCTCTACGGTGGAACTCGCCGTCGCGGCCATGGTGCTGGCCATCGTGGGTGGGGTGTCCCTGGGGCTGCTGGCGGCGCTGAAGCATAACTCGTGGGTAGACCGGGCGGTTATGGTCATCGCTTCGGTCGGGATTTCCATGCCGGTGTTCTGGTCGTCGCTGCTGGGAATCTACCTGTTTGCGGCGCAGTTGCGCTGGCTTCCGGCGACGGGCCAGGGAGATTTGCGGCATTTGATTCTGCCGGCTGCTGTGCTGGGGTATGGGACGGCCGGGTCGGTGGCCCGCCTGGTGCGTTCCAGCATGTTGGAGGTGCTGGGGCAGGAGTACATTACCGCCGCGAGGGCCAAAGGACTCTTCTGGCGGGTCGTGGTTCTGCGCCATGCCTTGAAGAACGCTTTGATTCCCGTCGTAACGATGCTCGGGTTGCAGTTCGGTGGGCTGCTGGGCGGGGCCGTGATCACCGAGACGGTGTTCTCTCGGCAGGGGCTTGGGCGCACGATGGTGGATGCCATCATCTGGAAGGACTTTCCGCTGGTGCAGGGCGAGGTCATCCTGATCGCGGGAATGTACGTGGTGGTCAACCTGCTGGTGGATGTTTCCTACGCCTTCATTGACCCGCGCATTCGGCGCGGTGCGTAG
- the fmt gene encoding methionyl-tRNA formyltransferase, which translates to MAKYRIVFMGSGDFGIPALRALHQQAWGNIVALITQPDKPAGRGRQLKPPPIKEAAAALGIPVLQPANLRTPDGIGAVRALAPDVIVVAAYGQWIPPEVFAAPPFHSLNIHPSLLPRHRGAAPAMSAILAGDTETGVTIILVSEEMDAGDILSQATMPILPDDTAGSLMQKLADLGAALIVETLPKWLAGQVRPTPQDHSKATWFKRVSKQAGLIDWTESAETIWRKVRAFNPWPSAYTFLSGRRLIIHRAMPVPADTLRPAAPGEFVLHPEGPAVGTGTTPLLLLEVQPEGKRRMTGKEFLAGQRSLAGARLG; encoded by the coding sequence ATGGCAAAATACCGCATCGTTTTCATGGGCTCCGGGGACTTCGGGATTCCTGCCCTGCGGGCTTTGCACCAACAGGCATGGGGCAACATCGTGGCCCTCATTACCCAGCCGGACAAGCCCGCGGGCCGAGGGCGACAACTGAAGCCGCCGCCCATCAAGGAAGCGGCCGCGGCCCTGGGCATCCCCGTGCTTCAGCCGGCCAACCTCCGCACGCCGGACGGCATAGGGGCTGTGCGGGCGCTGGCACCCGACGTCATCGTCGTGGCAGCGTATGGGCAGTGGATACCGCCCGAAGTTTTCGCCGCCCCGCCGTTCCACAGCCTCAACATCCATCCCTCCCTGCTGCCGCGACACAGGGGCGCTGCGCCTGCCATGAGCGCCATACTCGCGGGAGACACCGAAACAGGGGTAACGATCATCCTGGTCTCCGAGGAGATGGACGCGGGCGACATCCTGAGCCAGGCGACGATGCCCATCCTGCCCGACGACACTGCCGGCAGCCTGATGCAGAAACTGGCCGACCTGGGCGCCGCCCTCATCGTGGAAACTCTCCCCAAATGGCTCGCCGGTCAGGTTCGGCCCACACCCCAGGATCACAGCAAAGCCACCTGGTTCAAGCGCGTCAGCAAACAAGCAGGGCTGATTGACTGGACCGAATCGGCAGAGACAATCTGGCGAAAGGTCCGCGCATTCAACCCCTGGCCGTCGGCCTACACGTTCCTCAGCGGCAGGCGGCTCATCATCCACCGCGCGATGCCCGTGCCGGCAGACACCCTGCGCCCCGCCGCCCCCGGCGAGTTCGTGCTTCACCCAGAAGGCCCTGCAGTGGGGACGGGCACCACTCCCCTCCTGCTGCTGGAAGTGCAACCGGAGGGCAAGCGCCGCATGACGGGCAAGGAGTTCCTGGCGGGCCAGCGATCCCTTGCCGGCGCGCGCCTGGGCTGA
- a CDS encoding ABC transporter substrate-binding protein: MRTLAKVSLGFLAALVAVGALAVCAPTPTPEKIVVKETVPVKETEQVVVTATPAPKGGKITYGLTLVVSAIDPHQGLSSELGIFLTSVYDPLVWQTQEGEFVPGLAERWEVSPDGRVYTFYLRKGVKFHDGTPFNAEAVKFSFDRIVDPDLKSQKAINMLGAYDHTEVVDEYTARVYLKEPYAPFLDSVSQVYLAMVSPMAVQKWGADYRDHQVGTGPFMIKEYVAKDHITLVKNPDYNWAPEFMEHQGPAYLDEITFRFYPDVATRAPALEAGEADVMGEVPPQDATRLQASGRFVLLPTRIPGQSLQFFLNTQKFPTDDVRVRQAMLYAVDREAIVNAVFRGFSPVAWGPLSAATPFYSKAVEGMYAYDLSKAKALLAEAGFRDTNGDGIVEKDGRPAEVEMLLMSWGNVPEVGQMIQAMLRQIGINAKTQVLTYPAAVQAAREGQHNMIPQAVSASDPDILRTFFHSRNIAAGLNWSKFGDADMDQWLDDAVRTNDPVQRAQLYEKVQKKIMDEALIIPIRDYVNLNVASVRVKGLRYSLQGWFPWLYDVYVEP, encoded by the coding sequence ATGAGAACGCTGGCGAAAGTGAGCCTGGGATTCCTGGCCGCTTTGGTGGCGGTTGGCGCGCTGGCCGTGTGCGCCCCTACGCCCACGCCGGAGAAAATCGTGGTGAAGGAGACCGTCCCCGTCAAGGAGACGGAGCAGGTGGTGGTTACGGCAACACCCGCGCCCAAGGGGGGCAAAATCACCTACGGACTGACCCTTGTGGTTTCGGCCATTGACCCGCACCAGGGCCTTTCTTCCGAGTTGGGAATCTTTCTGACGAGCGTGTACGACCCTCTGGTCTGGCAGACGCAAGAGGGCGAGTTCGTTCCGGGTCTGGCCGAAAGGTGGGAGGTGTCGCCGGACGGCAGGGTTTACACCTTCTACCTGCGCAAGGGCGTGAAGTTCCACGATGGGACACCGTTCAATGCTGAAGCGGTGAAGTTCAGTTTTGACCGAATTGTGGATCCCGACCTCAAGTCGCAGAAGGCCATCAACATGCTGGGCGCCTACGATCACACCGAAGTCGTGGATGAGTACACCGCGCGCGTCTATCTGAAAGAGCCTTACGCGCCGTTCCTGGATTCGGTGAGCCAGGTGTATCTCGCCATGGTGTCGCCCATGGCGGTGCAGAAATGGGGCGCGGACTATCGGGACCACCAAGTGGGCACCGGCCCTTTCATGATCAAGGAATACGTGGCCAAGGATCACATCACGCTGGTCAAGAACCCCGACTACAACTGGGCGCCGGAGTTCATGGAGCACCAGGGGCCGGCCTATCTGGACGAGATCACGTTCCGCTTCTATCCCGATGTGGCGACACGGGCGCCGGCGCTGGAAGCGGGCGAGGCCGACGTGATGGGTGAGGTACCACCGCAGGACGCGACCCGACTCCAGGCGAGCGGCAGGTTCGTGTTGCTGCCGACCCGAATCCCCGGGCAGTCCCTTCAGTTCTTTCTGAACACGCAGAAGTTCCCCACGGATGATGTGCGCGTGCGGCAGGCGATGCTGTACGCGGTGGACCGAGAGGCCATCGTCAATGCGGTGTTTCGCGGGTTCTCGCCGGTTGCCTGGGGGCCTTTGAGCGCAGCGACGCCGTTCTATTCCAAGGCCGTGGAAGGGATGTATGCCTACGACCTGAGCAAGGCCAAGGCGCTGCTGGCCGAGGCGGGTTTCCGCGACACCAACGGCGATGGCATCGTAGAGAAGGACGGCCGCCCTGCCGAGGTGGAGATGTTGCTCATGAGTTGGGGGAATGTGCCGGAAGTAGGCCAGATGATTCAGGCCATGCTGCGCCAAATCGGCATCAACGCCAAAACACAGGTGCTCACCTATCCGGCTGCCGTGCAGGCCGCGCGCGAAGGTCAACATAACATGATTCCCCAGGCCGTCAGTGCCAGCGACCCGGACATCCTGCGGACGTTCTTCCATTCCCGGAACATCGCCGCGGGGTTGAACTGGTCCAAGTTCGGCGACGCCGACATGGACCAATGGCTGGATGACGCCGTCCGCACGAACGACCCTGTCCAGCGCGCGCAACTGTACGAGAAGGTTCAGAAGAAGATCATGGACGAGGCTCTGATTATTCCGATTCGCGACTACGTGAACCTGAACGTGGCCAGCGTGCGGGTGAAGGGCCTTCGGTACTCGTTGCAGGGTTGGTTCCCGTGGCTCTATGACGTGTACGTGGAGCCGTAG